In the genome of Desulfuromonas sp. DDH964, one region contains:
- a CDS encoding MarR family winged helix-turn-helix transcriptional regulator: MFNIEQSLVFALSKARQRTSDIFRDEFKEFRITPTQFILLAMLWKTDGLSQNEICRKTKIDRTTISGVIDRLEESEFLERKKTPVDHRVRRLWLTDKGRSLEQDLCHAAYRLRHRIEERLVPGERKQLQRLLHKL; the protein is encoded by the coding sequence ATGTTTAACATCGAACAAAGCCTGGTCTTTGCACTTTCCAAGGCCAGGCAACGGACTTCCGACATTTTCCGTGACGAGTTCAAAGAATTCCGCATCACTCCAACGCAGTTCATTCTACTGGCGATGCTCTGGAAAACTGACGGTTTGTCCCAGAATGAGATATGCAGAAAAACCAAAATCGACCGGACCACGATAAGTGGAGTTATCGACAGGCTGGAAGAGTCCGAATTCCTTGAACGCAAAAAGACCCCGGTGGACCACCGTGTCCGCCGGCTGTGGCTCACCGACAAGGGACGGAGTCTCGAACAGGATCTCTGTCACGCCGCCTACAGGTTAAGGCACCGGATCGAAGAACGGCTGGTTCCCGGCGAGCGTAAACAGTTGCAACGGTTGCTGCATAAACTTTAG
- a CDS encoding PaaI family thioesterase, with translation MGKKPVVGEVCPQVDLSGDNGWIPFNAQSLVGASLRFVSGESDGNRYRVRYYKNADLQLRARIWFGPETEGPAGHSHGGAMAAVLDEVLGLAAWAAGYSVVTGNLNISFRNLLPLHKVVTVESRVVSAEGRKVMVHGRICLGETVFAEAECLCITLPGQ, from the coding sequence GTGGGAAAGAAACCGGTGGTTGGCGAGGTGTGTCCGCAGGTCGACCTGAGCGGTGATAACGGGTGGATTCCCTTCAATGCGCAGTCACTGGTCGGGGCCTCGCTGCGTTTCGTCTCGGGGGAGTCGGATGGCAACCGCTATCGGGTTCGCTACTATAAAAACGCTGATCTGCAGCTGCGGGCGCGCATCTGGTTCGGCCCGGAAACCGAGGGGCCTGCCGGCCATTCCCACGGCGGCGCCATGGCGGCGGTGCTTGATGAGGTGCTCGGCCTTGCCGCCTGGGCGGCCGGCTATTCCGTGGTGACGGGAAATCTCAACATCAGTTTCCGCAATCTGCTCCCCCTGCACAAGGTCGTGACCGTGGAAAGCAGGGTGGTTTCGGCTGAAGGGCGCAAGGTGATGGTACATGGCCGGATCTGTCTGGGCGAGACGGTTTTCGCCGAGGCCGAATGCCTCTGCATCACACTCCCGGGCCAATAG